GAACACTGGGTGCTTGTTGTCCCGcaggatggaaatcaagagagacaacacaAGGGAGGCTGCgtggaaaggaaagggggaggTGACGCCCATTAGGGAGGGGATTGTGGGGCTGTTCTTAGgtgaaggctggggaggagggcctggtCACCGCTTGTAGGGATGGGTTGTGCTTGCGCCTGCGCTATTGTTCAGCATGCCTCCTCATGCGACGTGTGTATCTTTAGTATGCTAGCTCTCCAGCCCTGGGTGGGATTTTTACTATGCCgatggggctagggtcaccttcagtggactcctgggtgctagggcgcATGCCCAAGCCCAGGGACGTCCAGGGGCTGTGGAACGTGGATCTTGGCGGCCTCTGATTCTCCTAGCCTGCCGATTGGTTAGGCCAATCTTGTTAGGGCCTTATCTTGTGGTTCCTGTCTCATTATAACCTAGAGGGCAGACGAGGACCAGGGAGACTTTGCCGATGTCCCGGGCTGTGGGACACTCGGGGAGACGTCTCCCTGGCTCTCTGGGGCCTTCCAAGCTCCTTCCGGGGAGAGAAAGTAGAGGACAGGGCTGGCCTCGGAGAAGGGACCCGGATAACTGGACGCTGGTCATTTTCAGGTTATGGTTTCTGTTGATGGCTAACTGGTGGCGAGGGAACTTGGCACAAATGCACAAATGTCATCTGCTTAGCTGCAGAGCTCAGAGGAGGAGCTACAGCTCGGAGGGCTGGGAAAGTCGCTCTGAACGTCAGGGTGGCACGGGGAGTAGGGAGGGGTGTGGGCCGAGGATTTGGGCCCAGAGCACGTGCAGACTTTGACGTGCTGACCTTGTGTCCACTCTGCCTTGGGTAAATAGGTCACGTGGCATCTGCCCTGCATTTTGTGAACTCTGCTGTGCTGGccagcagcccagggctgcccGGTTCAGCCTTGCCCCTGTCAGCAGGGGCCCTGAGCCCAGCTCCGTCTGCCTGCATCCTCAGCTACCTGCCAGAGTGCCGCCTGCCGGGGAGGCCGTGCTGCAGCAGCCAGCTGGTCACAACTGGCGTGGCTGGCTCACACTGTGGTGTGGGCAGCAGGCTCCCCTTCCTCATAGAGGAACAGATGCTCCATGTCTGGCTGTCCATGAGGGGAGCAGCGAATGCACCTGTGACCCGTGTGCCTGGCCTGGGGACTGCCTGTGTCTTTCCCTGGAAGCTCCCTTAAAGGACCACAGGAGTCTCCCGGACGGTCTGAGTGTGGGCGCCCAAGGGCACTGCACACGGGTGGGCCCCCCGTGCGCTGCATCCACCCCAGGCCAGCTGTGCCCCCTCGCTCAGGGCCGCCTGGGAAAGCGCCCAGAGAGGGGGGCTGTGACTGGCAGGCCCCCAGGCAGGAAAGCTAACCACACCTGTTCCGGGCACCTGAGGGTGTGGCCCCAAGGACAGGAGGCTGTTTGGGGGGTGGCTGCACTCCCCGAGGCTGACATGAGCTAGGTAACTGGGCGTGTGGCTGGCTTCTTGAACCTTGGGGCCCCATCAGCATAAGGGGCCAGTGGTAGCACCCCCAAACTGAGGAGAGGGTGAGTGAGCCAGGAGGGGCAGGTCTGCGCTACCAATGAGGGACTTTGAGCTCCCGCACTGGCTGTGGGGCTGCCTGGCAGGCCACAAAGCACTGAAGCCTGGcaccctcccctgggctccttcccttcccttctctcccctcctccccgctccACCCCTGCCTACCTCAGATGCTAGAGCCAACACACATGCTGTTGGCAGCCTTCTCATTGGGCCTGGcactgctgcctctgctcttcttcctgcGACGCTGGGGCTGGCTCCTCATCGGCTGGAATGAGTTCATCCTACAGCCCATCCACAACCTGCTCATGGGTGACAGCAAGGAGCAGCGCATTCTGCGCCATGTGCTGCAGCACGCGGTGGCCGGGGACCCGCAGAGCGTGCTGGAGACCATTGACGCCTACTGCTCGCAGAAGGAATGGGCCATGAACGTGGGCGACAAGAAAGGTGAGTGGCCCAGGCGGCAGGCGGTGGACACGGAAACAGGCCTCAGGCAGGGCAGCCCAGCCCGTTTCTGGGTGTTGGGGTGGGGGCTCTTCTGGAGCCCTGGAGGCCCAGGTCGccgcccagcctccctcccccagccaggaGCAAAGGCCTTGCTGAGACCCTGACACCCACACCGCTGTTCCCATGGGGCGGGAGGGACGTCTAATAAACTGTGCAGGAGGCCACTGCTCAGCTGGCCCCTTTGCCACAGACCAGCTCAGCCAACACGAGTGGGAGGTGACAGCAGAGGCTCCAAGCAGGCCCCACACTCGTGCGCCATCCCACAGACCTGGTGCTGGGCAGCGCGGGCAGTGGGTGCCTGGTGTCCCTGCCGGGCTTGAGGGTATGCAGAGCTCCTTGGAGTTGCCTGGTCCAGGCCCCTGGCCgtccccagggctgcctcctgACCTCTGGACTCCAGGCTGGGGCGTGAACATGTGCTGCACTGTCTGGAGTGGAGCCCTGGGGACAGACGTGACAGCCCCCTCAGAGCCTCTGACAGTGTCCAACTCAAGGGAGCCAGGGAGGCTCTGAGTATAGACCATGggcaaggtggggtggggggttccACAGATGGCAGCTCTGGGTTAGGACGATTTGGGGTCAGCCAGGAATcgtggaaaagagagagggaccaGCGTGTGCAAAGTCACAGAGGCTTCAGGCACTTTGGGAGCCTGGATGGTGCATGAGCTGGGACCAGGGCCTCGAGGTAGGGATGGGGTCCTCAGAGGAGGGGCGGGGGCCATCTGAGGTGGGCCTGGGGCCCTCGAGCGGGTGCTGAGGGCGTCAAGGAAGGCTTGGGGCCATCTGGGGAGACCTGGGTGCCTTCCTAATAAGCCTAGGGGCTATTGGGGTGTGCTGTAGGCCTCAGAGGAGGGCTGTGGACCTCAGGGGAGGGCGAAGGGCCATCTGGAGTGGGCTGGATTCAtctggggaggcctgggggccTCAGGGGACATCTGTGGGCCATCTGGGGAGGCTTAGGGGCCATTGTGGGGTGCTTGGGGCCTCAAGAAGAGCTGGGTACCATCTGGGGAGGGCCAAGTGCCATGCTGGGGGGTGGTACGTGctcagggagggctgggggccaaCAAGGGTGGCCTAGGTGCCATCCTGGGAGGCCAGGGGGCCAATTTGGGGAGTGCTGTGCTCCTCAGAGAAGGGCAGAGCCATCTGGAGAGTCCAGGGTGTCATCCTGGGTGGGTTGTGGGCCTCAGGCGATGGCTGGGGACCATCTGGAGGGCCTTGGTGCATTAAGAGGTGCTATTAGCTTcagggaggccaggaggccaTCTGGGGAGGGCTTTGGGCCTcaaggagggctgggggccaTTCAGGGGTGCTGTGGCCTCAGGGAGGGCTGGGGTCATCTGGGGAGGCCTGGGTGCCATCCTAGTAGGCCTAAGGGTCATTGGGGGATGCCGTAGGCCTCAGCTAGTGCTGGGGGCCATCTGGGGAGGCCAGGGTGCCATCTTTGGAGGGCTGAGGGCCATTGGGTGGTGCTGTGGGCCTCAGGGAGGGATGGGGGCCATCTTGCAGGGACTGGGGTCATATTGGGAGGGCCTCAGGGGCCATCTGTGGGCCGTCTGGGGAGACCTAGGGGCCATTGGGGGGTCCTGTGGGcctcagggagggctgggggccatCTGGGGAGGCCTAGGGGGCATCCTGGGAGGACTGTGGGCCTCAGGGAAGGCTGGGGGCCTTCTGGTATGGCCTGGGGGCCATCCTGGGAGACCTGGGGGCCTCAGGCAAGGGCTGGGGCCAGGCATCAGGAGGGGCTCTTGCTCGGTTGGGAGGCGCATGTCCTGGCCAGGAGTGGGTCCCCACCATTGCCTGCACTTACCCCTCCCGTGCTCCACAGGCCAGTTCCTGGATGCAGTGGTGCAGGAGCAGCAGCCGTCTGTGCTGCTGGAGCTGGGGGCCTACTGCGGCTACTCGGCCGTGCGCATGGCCCGCCTGCTGCCGCCCGGCGCCCGTCTGCTCACCATCGAGATCAACCCTGACTACGCCGCCATCACCCAGCAGATGCTGGACTTCGCGGGCCTGCAGGACAGGGTGTGGCGCCTGCCCCCTAGACAGATGTGCACACTGCCGCTCCAGGCCCGGCAGGccgggtgggaggggagggcccaGGGCAAGACCCACCGTGCAGCTCGAGGCCACACTGATCCTGCTGCAGGGTCATGGAGGGTTTCACGGGTCCCCCAGCAGCTCCAGGAGGGCGGTCTTGCTGCCCCCATCCACAAGCAGGAAACTCCCAAGGCTGCCCCCACAGGGAGCGGGCAGAAGGGGGCTTGTCTCCCCAGAACCCCAAATAGAGCTGTCGGTGGACTCTCGCGTGGGTGCCCAGGCGTGGTAGTCTGTTTGTCCCTGTGGGTGTGGGCACTGACGGAAATCTGTTCCAGGTAACCGTTGTCCTCGGGGCCTCCCAGGACATCATCCCCCAGCTGAAGAAGAAATATGACGTGGACACGCTGGACGTGGTCTTCCTAGACCACTGGAAGGACCGGTACCTGCCGGACACGCTCCTCCTGGAGGTGAGCCTTGACCCGCCTGGCTGGGATGGGCCTGGGTGCTGGCTGCTGGTGCAGGGGCAGCTGTGTCGGCAGGTCGCGGCCACTCTGAGGAGCCAGGCACCCTAGCCAAGGAGGCCCACCGTGGGCAGAGGGTGTGGCCCTGGAGCTCGGGcactgagggcagagccaggctccaCTGCCACTGGGCCTGCCGGGAGCGGGAGGATCTCAGCAGCTCTGGCGAGCGGTGGTGACGGGGCCTCGCTCCTGGGGAAGCAGCACGGAGGACCCTTAGTGACGGGAAGCCGGCAGTTCTCTCGGGGCTGCTGGCTCGAAGCTGGGGGTCAGCCCAAAGAGGAGGGGCCCTGGATTGGGAATGGCGGCGCTTTGAAACATGTCCTGCTGCCCTGCAGCTGGGACTCTGCAGGCCCCTGGCCTGTGCGGGGTTGGGGCAGCCCAGCTCTGCAGCGGCCCAGCCGCCCCCCTCCTCAGTCAGGAATAAAGGGCTTGCGGGCTGGCGGGGGCAGGTGGCAATTCACAGTCCGATGGCTGCTGTGAGGGGCCTCAACCCCTTGTCACAAGGCGTACCCAcggggctgcttgagtgtcctcacaacatggtagCTGGTTGTCCCAAGAGCCTGAGTGGGAGAgtgagagatagagacagagacagagagacaggaggagCAAGGAGGGAGCCACGGTGCCTCGTATGAGCCAGGCCCTGCGCCCCACACTGTGTTCCCGCTCTTCCCTCTGTCAGAAGCCAGTCTCTGGCCCGACCCACACCCAGGGAGAGCATCCAGACTCCACCTCGTGAAGGAAGGAGGGTCGGGGAACTGTAGAGACATTTGAAACGCCCTTTTGTTCCGCGGTGGTTTGCTCAGACGCCCTGCTCTTTGGGTCAGAATTCTCCAGCGTTCTGTGTCCTCCGTCAGGAGGCCCGTGGTGTCCCCAGGGATCCCCAGGTGGGATGGGTGCCGCCTCCTTCCCCCTTAGGTCCAGCTTCCTTGAGGATGCGCCCCGGCACCCTCCAAAGGCCACCACAGCTTCTTCCTCCGCTTGGTTCGTTCATGGTGAACTCGTGGGGTTTGAGTTTCTGATGCCTCTCACTCCTCGGACCGTCCAGTCTGTGGCCAGCGGTGCCTCCTGCGTCCCTCAGCACGACCCCAGCAGGCTGGAGCCCCGCCCCCGGCTCCCCCTGGGCATTTCCTGCCCCAGCCTGAGCTGCCCTCTGGGGGCTGGGCCCGGGCTGCTCTCTCTTGGTCTGCTGGCCACCATTATTAGgaagttccttccttttctgttctgAAGAGAAGCCGCTCCAGGAGTCACAGTGGTCCTTCCAACTCTGGCTCATGGGCTGTCCCACCACGCAGTCCTCACAGCTGCGTGTGCGCCTCAGGGCCGGCCAGAGGGCCCTCGGCCTCCCCTGTGGCCTGCAGGCTGGGAGTGACAGCCACCAGGAGAGCCCAGACACCCAAGACTGTCCTGGGGCGCCCCCTGGAGGGGTGCAGAGCAGAGCCCCACGGGTTTAGGTCATTGGGATGTCTGTAGGCTGAGTCACACCTGAGGCCACATGTGGGATTTTGCTCTCAATGTCTAGGATTACTTAGTCTCTTAacttttaatttatgattttgtAAAAAAAGGCTCCGTTCCCCCAAAGTCGAATATAGGGGACAGGACAACAGGGGCGTCCCTTGCCTGGTCTTCCCCCCACAGGCAAACCGCTCCTCTCAAGGTTTCTCTGTTCATTGTTTCCTGTGATCTAGGCAGTGCCTCCCCACGCCACTCAGAGGGACTGCCCACCCAGGCGGTCTTGGCCTGAGGCTGTGTCTAgccactcctccttccttctgagaGCTTAGGCCCTGGAATGCCAGCTAGCTGCCCCGGGCCCGGCCACGGTGGTGAGGGGCACCTCAAATGCTGGGGCGTGGGGTTGTCCACAGCGGACCCCCAAGGGGCAGGCTTGTGGGTCCCGAGTTTTGCCCCTCTGCCGTCCCCTGGCCCTGCAGGGTCGCCCAGGTGAGGTGGCCCAACTCTCCAGTGAcagcccccagcagcccacaCACAGGCACCAGGCATCCCTCTTTCCTGGAGCAGCCATGTGTTCCTGGCACCCGGTGACCAACGGACCCACTGGCCTTGAGGCAGCATTGTGGGTGGGACTGCAGCCCCATCGTCTCTTCTGCTCATTGTCCAGGTAGCATTTTATGAGCGCCCTCTGTGTGCCTGCCACATGCTGTTCTAGGGGCTGGGGatgcaggagggagcagaggggatCCCTCCTCACAGAGCTGACAGTCTGGATGTGGGACTAGTGCTGGGCACAGCGCTGTCCTGCAGTGGTCGCTGCCAGGGGGAGACAGAGGGCGGTGGGAGACCCTGCTGAccccaggagctggggtggggccgAGCCCGGGGCCAGGCACAGGCCCGTGTGTGGAGcccccacctgccctcctggTTTGGGGTGGGCTCCTTGATCACCCCAATCCTCACCCCCCCAACCCTCTGTCCCCTGCAGGAGTGTGGCCTGTTACGCAAGGGGACGGTGTTGCTGGCTGACAATGTCATTTTCCCAGGAGCACCGGATTTCCTGGCACACGTGCGTGGGAGCGGCCGCTTTGAGTGCACGCACTTCTCCGCTTACCTGGAGCACGTCCAGAAGGTGGATGGCGTGGAGAAGGCCGTCTACCTGGGCCCAGACAGCCCAGCACAGCCTTGACCTCCCACCTGTGCTGGGCTCCTTTGCCCAGCCTGCTTCTGAAGGGCACTATGGCTGCCCTGCTGCCAACCCACTTCTGCAGGTTGGAGTCTGTCCTCAATGGGTGACTCAAGGCCTGTGAGGCCGCGGCCAGCCCACACTGCCCCTTCTGCACAGCGGTGCTGCGTGCTCACGCACTGCTCCTCCCCAGTGCAACTGGCTCAGCGCATAAAACCATAGCAATAAATCTGGAAAGTGTCTGCTCATAAAGACCACATCAGGGCAGGCAGAGCTGTGACAGTGTCACTCACCCCCATGAGCATCCCTTTCTCACATGGGCAGGTCCTTGGGCAGTAGACACAGGACGCCGGGGGAAGTTGGGGACATGTGGAAACTCACACAGTCTGTCCTCGAGGTTTGCCATCACCAGGTGGCAGCAATGCCTCAGTGACAGCACTGGGACCAGCAACTCACACCACCCTTCTGGCTCCCGAGCTCTGTCACCTCCTTTTTAAGCATGAGGTGCGGCCTCTTCAGTGAGGTCGGCTGTTAGCCATCTTCCATGCCAGTGTTGGGCTTAAACGATACTAAAATGGAAACTGAAGAGTGACTACTCCGATAGGAGAGGCCGCCCTAGTGCTGCCTCCCACCGCGGTGCTGCTCCTTCCGTCCTCGGCGCCCTGAGCTTTGGCACCAGACACGGGCTGCCCCCTGGACTGGGTGTGAATGCTGCGGGCGGTCCcaggggccccagccccagcactgcTCTTCTTGCAGTCAGGCCCAGGGCGCCTGTTACAT
The window above is part of the Equus quagga isolate Etosha38 unplaced genomic scaffold, UCLA_HA_Equagga_1.0 206971_RagTag, whole genome shotgun sequence genome. Proteins encoded here:
- the LOC124233593 gene encoding catechol O-methyltransferase, with amino-acid sequence MLEPTHMLLAAFSLGLALLPLLFFLRRWGWLLIGWNEFILQPIHNLLMGDSKEQRILRHVLQHAVAGDPQSVLETIDAYCSQKEWAMNVGDKKGQFLDAVVQEQQPSVLLELGAYCGYSAVRMARLLPPGARLLTIEINPDYAAITQQMLDFAGLQDRVTVVLGASQDIIPQLKKKYDVDTLDVVFLDHWKDRYLPDTLLLEECGLLRKGTVLLADNVIFPGAPDFLAHVRGSGRFECTHFSAYLEHVQKVDGVEKAVYLGPDSPAQP